The genomic segment TGAGATTATGGCCACTCCTGTTCTTCTGGGACTTCAAAAATCGTGGACAGACAAGTGCGTCGACCTGTGGTGGATGGGCACTTGGCCTCATACTGCCCTTGTGGGTTTGTGTAAATGACTGCCACCATCATTCGTGTTGATTCCAGGCGTCCTGTTGTCACTGATGAATTCAAAAACAGTTATCTTAGTAAAGCGCATTCTCAGGTACCAGACTCAACTAAATTCCTGATTAAATAGATTTTCCTAAAGATTTGCTCAAAGCAGTGAGGTGAATGTCATAAAACCAAAAACTGTCAAAACTGCAAAGGGGTTGGGAGAGGCTTATAGCTCCGTGGTTCAGTGCGTGCTTACTgcccatgaggtcctgggttcaagccccagtacctccattaacataaaaaacaaacaaacagacaaaccaacctaattacctgcccccccaaaTTCAAAGAGTCTCATGATTCATGTCCCCAGGTGCTGAGTCTAACCTCATTCATGAAATAGGCGGCGGCCAGTTAGCTGTGGTGCCTTGGGCTCAGACCGTCCTAGCTCAGGGTTCTCAGAGGAACTTCTCCTGGCCCTAGTAATTGCTTTTTTACaaatttagtttccatccatGATTAATCTTgacaataatcttaaaatttagatgttgtttttattcacattttaaagatgaaggaacTGAAAGTGAGCTAAAATAGCTGGCCAGAGGTAACACAGCTGGTGAACAGGGGCCCAGGAGCTGACAGTCTGGAAAGGTGGTTTCACATCAAACCAAGTCCTTTGTTTCTGTCTGGTGCAGGTTCTTGTCAACCTGTTTCAGAGGCACTGGAACCTGTGGTACCTCATGTGCCATTAAGCAgggaaaaagggggtggggactAAACAAGGCAGTGCTCTGGGCCCCTCACTCTAGTTTCAGCCTGAGCACATCTCATATATGTGAGGCccatttaaagttttgtttggaAAACTTTCCAAACACCGTATTATACCCTGATGTCTCCTAGTGCTGTACTAGCAGCTTCTGCAGTCAGACCTGCCTTATCCTATCTGTGGTCTCATGAcggtgtgaaagccgccctgacCTGAAGCAGGTGGAAATCACTGCTCTTGGATGTGATTTGGGCTCCAGAACAGCACTGTCTCCCATGAGCCCTGGCAGCCTTGCTACCTTTCTCCCCAAAGTCAGTTACATGCTTCCCACACTTTGCAGCCTCCTCCCTGGTACTAGTGACGTCACCTTCGTCAGGAGTGGCCACGCGCCCTCCCCAGAGGGGAGGGGTGTCTTCTCCCCAGAGCTGGAGGCGGTTCTCGAGGAGGAACTGGACCAGAGAAACCTGAAACACATGAGGGCGAAACGGGGTGTTTTCCATACGGCATCGTTATAACGTCAGTTCACACCTAACTCGTGGAGCTAAAAACTAAGAGAATTCTGAGGAAAATCCGGAGTTGATTGAAAAATGAGTCTACAAATCAGCTTTCTATAAGAAATAGTGATACTTTCAAGAGTACTTTGGGTGCAGATTTTAAACCTTTTAATCAGAGGGTTAAAGTTAGAATTTGTGGCCTCGTTCAATAGCGAACATTTTTGTAACGACGGTTACATCTTTAAAACTAGGACAGTTTTCAAGTGACCCATGAAGGATGCTTGAGGTGAATCTGTGTATTGTCTTACTAAATTTCGTTTGTTcattattgtttcattttctccagttttattgaggtaagTTGACAAACATCTTACGAAAATTAATAAAGCATCCAATAGACAGAAACTTGAGAAATTTACTTCTTAAGTGAGGAAATATGTGAGAGTTCAGAAGCAGAGATTTGTGTGATTTTTCTTGGGACGGAAGGAAGCAGCTGGAAAGGAGACGTGTCTGTCTCCACTGCCTCGTGTCGTGCTGGTTGTCGGGTTTAGCTTGGGGCAGAGCTGTGATCTGATTCGGCCTGTTGTGGCTCTGTTCGGATGTTCTGGAATGTTTTACTagtcccctcagcctgcagtgggGGTGAAATAGGAGTCTAGTGTCCTTGTGAAGGACCACAGCTGGCAGAGGAAGGCCAGTGTGTGTGGAGCCATGGGTGCTCATCTTGCCCAAGCCGCCGCGATGTGCCAGCAGTGACCAGAGGAACTGGGTGGTGTTGTCATTCTGTGATGATGAAACGATGGAACCTTCGCCGTAGTTCACACTCCCTCAGTGATTAGGCTGAGAGTTGAGCCTCGGCTGCCAGACCCCAAAGCTCAGGTTCTGTTCTGTCCCATCATCCTACCCTTATCACTCTGTGGTTGCGTCTCCTGGATGGGAAAGGAGAACTGCCTCCACTGCTCTCAGTTTCCCACGTAACAACCCAccacctccccacaccccaccagGTCAGTGACTCTGCCCCTCCAGGGGAACGTTTTTAAAATGTGCACTTTAACAATCTGGTACATCACGGTTAGTATCTCATGTTTGAGGTTCAAAGTGGGGACCGTGCCCCACAAGACATGAAAATGAGAGGTCTCCTTACCATTTTTGTCAAGTCCTCTTGCAAGTGTGAGCTGGTGGCATTAGGTGGACCCAGAAGGCTTGGGGCGATGCACTGTGCTAAGTTATATGATGTCATGTGATTGAAGGCGGAGTGGTGCTCGATGTTGTGGAGTGCTCCGAAAAGGTGTCTCAGGAGGTCAGCGTTGGCCTTTGGCAGCTTGTCCAAAAGTCTACAGACAGAAAAATGCACTTTTAAACAAAGCATGTCATTTTGCTTAGGAAGTGGAAATACAGAGACAGAGAACCGAGTACGTCTTTGTGAACCATGCACACAGTCCTCTCTCGCTGAGTTCTAAGCATGAATGCATACAAAAATGTTGCATTGATTTCAATTTCTGGACTAGATCCTAACTTCTGTGGTTgattaagtgtttgaaaagttAAGATCGTTACACTGGCAGATTGGTTCTCTAGCGTCTCTGTTTTGACCAGTGGATTTCATCTGCAGCCGTTCGTGTCTTCAGCAGGTGGTAGCTAGTCTGGAGTCCACATTAATAAGATTAGGATGAAAACAAGAATTCAGTAACGGTTATAATGCCTGcatctgtttttcaagtgcctcCTGTGGGTAGCAAATGCAGCCCTTTGAACACTGGTCATGAGTTTAGTAGACAGAGCTGTGAACTATGAGCTGATGTTTTCCTAAGAGGGTGTTGGTTGTGTTTGCGGGGTGTGACCATCATTACCTCCTGGTTGCAGTTATTTTTTCCTCTGGTTTTTCATCATCAAGGATTCTGAGCCATTTGTCGAGGAGACTTGCTGTGAAAATACCGCCTTCGATGTTCTGAACGAAATCCTTCCgcagattaaaaaatacatatattattatgataaatacatattggagaaataacagagaaaacaTTAAGTTGAAAAATCCTGTTCAGGCCTCACTTTGTTCACAACTGCCAGTTTGTGAcccaggcagagctgggctctgaCTACACACTCGCACACCCAGAAGGAGGGGTTTGGACTCTCTCCATCTAAAATTAGAAGCATCACAGCAGAGTCTGGACGGCAGTGAGAGTGGTGAGAGCCCCCGTCCACCAGCTGGGCTTTGCTCCCTGTGTCCACGTCAGCACCAGGCCCAGCTGGCCCTGTCTGGTGCTCACCCACCCCACATCCTGTGAGCGTCTGAGAAGCAACGCGCTGGCCCATGTTACTTGTTTACTTCACGCAGCGCTTGCTCTTAATTCAAGGAAAAGAGGTTCTGACGTAGAACACACACCCCTCACACTCTTGCACACATATTACAAGAGAGCTGGGCTTTCTGACGTGAGGTGTGCCTGCTTCGTGGGGAAAAGCTACTCATCATAGCGTCagtcttcttttttaaactgtataAAAGTTCAGTTTGCAGCCTTTTAAGCAGCAGGTGCTAAAATCATATCAAAATCCCCAGTGGGTGGTACCTACATGTTCCCCCTTCCAGCTCCTTGAATGGAACATACCCTCCCAAATAGGACACTTAAAATTTTGATACATTGGAACTTCAGGCCTctgagtgtcagggccagaggtaCGCAAATGTCAGCTTCCTACGTGGGGGCCTGGAAAATGTGTCAGTTTAGAGGGCTGgtgaagacatttttttctttaattaaagtatagtccgAGACAATAGGTCAGTTTCTGTTGTGGAAGACTTTATGTCACAGAAATGGGCCTATTAAAGTTTATGAagcagtcatttttttccccttgtgagCAAGGTGGTAATTGCGTTGTTTTGTGTATGTATTGATGGAGAttctggggagtgaacccaggacctggtgcgtgGTAAGCATTCACTCCTccgctgagctgcaccctccccacccctgaagTTGCCATGTTTTGTGCCAGACTGGGGGAGCTTCTGCATCACCGTGGTGATTCGAAAGGCACACCGTTCTCGCGCTGGCCTCGCTCCACAGCCCGAGGCTTCTCTTGGTAAGATCTTGTCCAGAAAGTTCCTCTGGGCAACTGTGGCGCCTGCAGCGCGGTCGGCGTTCTCCTGCTCCAGTCCTTACGGAGCTGCTGTGTGCGCCAGCCTCTCTCCTGAGCACTGCCGACGGAGCAGCGACGACAGGGGGCAAGGTCTCTGTCCACTCATCCTGTAGTGTGTGCTTGGTGTGCGGCACCTGCTCTTGCCATTAGGGCTTTTCTCCGTGTTCCCTCTGGAGTGACCCTAGTGTATTTGGAGGGAGGAAGCTCTCCAGCTGTGGCTGGTTGCAGGAGTCTGGAAGGGACAGCAGGGCCTGTGCCTCATGTGCACAAACTCCCTGCACTGGGGGCACGTGTCTCCTCCTTCCTGGACCCTGTGCTGTGGATGCCACGGGTGAGGCTGCGTGCGTGAAGCCTGAACATGACTCAAGCAGAATCTGCCGAGGGTGTTGCTGTGGGACCTCTGTCTACAGACAGTTTAATGGCAAACTCAGTGTGGTGCTGATAGACACTCATTTCTGGTTTAGACCAGCTCTCTGGTTACTTGACACATGGTATTATCACCGCCAAGTTTGCAAAGTCTGATTCCCCATTAAGAGCAGTCAACTTTAGGAAGCAAGAGAGTTAGGAGGGTCTAAGACATGTACCCACGAGTAGCCAGCCTCGTGCTAGTCTGTgcttataatggaaaatagaCGAGAGCCTCACTCTTCCTAGATGATGGGATTaattccatgtgcactgagatacAGCAACACTCATCTTGCATTTGCACAGCTAGTGTGTAGTGTTATGGTGCGAGTGTGGTAGGGGTCAATTCAAAGTCATTTCTGAACTGTTGCTATTTACCCCACAATCAAATTATGACCCAACATTAATAGGAGGCAAGGAAAGACCAAATGTAAtggcatttctaagataattttcATAACCTGTTTGTAGTCATTACTACATTAATATACTTTTGTTCAGAACTGATAACAAATACCAAGATGGAtttgttaaaattctttttctgttctgtgagTCCCTTTGTAGAAATGTAGCTGGATACCTGACTTAGGTGTATAATTTCAAAATCAATGTATGTCTTCTATAAATTCTTTGCATTTTGAGAGCTTGAAACTAATTTTGACTGCTGCACCCACTTCAAAAGGCAGATTTATGAAATGAGGCTTGTGGTAGGAGCTGCTTACCATGGAAGTCTAGCCACGGGTGGTGGGTGAGAAACATAACAGACATGAACAAGGGAAGCCAAAGGCGGGAAAGGAGGTGACAGGAGGCACACACGGAGCCGTGCTCCCTGCACTAGCTTTAAAGTAAGTGCATTAGCAGACGGCGGAAGGGAGGACAGATTTCAGTGGCCTTACTGAGCATGTTTTGATTTATTGTAAAGTAGATGTTTACTTACTTGATAAACTTGTATAAGTATTTCCAAAAGCTTACTGTGAATTCTTTTTTGGAAAGTTCGGCTTCATTAGGAAGGCGGTAAGGGAGTCCTCAAAGGCGGAAAGCTTGTTTTGGGACATTCTATACAGGTGTGTGCTTTTGCATTTGTTACTTAGTTTTGTATTTGCATGGATTGTTCAGGAgtgaagatggggagagggttgTGATGAAAAAGGAAAGTATACCTAGCATGGGGCTGCTAACACCCAGAGTAGTTTCCTTAAATTTTGACTTTGTGTGGTGTTCTCCAGTTTCTCAGATCCTTCATCTAGGATGCCTGTTGCTCTTGGGCAGTCATGATGAAGGACGCCTCCTAGAGTTTCAGAGTCACTGTGTGTGCGGATAATGCTAGACGTTTCCCTACCTTTAAGACGGATGCCAGCACCAGGATGGACTCATCCTCCATGTTTACTGTGTCCCCGGAATCCAGCCTCTGCTTCAGGGCCCTGCATGATGTTTTACTGGCATTTTTGAGGAAAATGCGCTTTGTGAGTGGCCCTTTCTGACTGAGAGTGGAAAGCATCTcctaaaggaaggaaaagaaaatatatggcaTTTCCTATCTCCCAGCCCAGAGCACACGCTTCTCCTCTATTGGAGAGACTGGTGGTGTGTGAGGGCCCAGTGCTGGAGCTGGAGGGACTAAAGccaatttagaatttttttcagtgtctCTACATGTATTTTCTACCCAGCAATCCATTTAACATTCATACGCTGAAACATTTTAAACGCTTGTTTAatcagattttccttttcagtGAATGTACACTGTGAAGTCAGACATCTCTGCTTTGAGGCCTTTGTAGAGTCACCCTCTCCTTTCCAGTCCTGTCTCATTCTTCCCTGATACAGATGCTCTTGCCCAAGTATGGACATCTTTGCCTCattcattttctgtgtgtttgtaccCCTTTTGGTGACCGTGTACCccaattctgctttctgtattcctCGCCTCTTTGAAATTGGGCTGaaacccctctcctcccctctgggtGCATCCCCTGCTCATCAGTCTTTCCTGTCCTTTTGCTGTGTGGCCTGCAGCACAGACAGGTGACAGGTGCTGGAGTCAGGGAATCCAAGGAACCTGGAATCTGTTATGCTgtttatgtgaccttgggcacagcACATAGTTTATTGAGgcctttttgttcttcctttttgagGATGGTGATCATCACAGCTACTCTAAATTTGCtgtgaaagatgcaaggactggGGTAAGCGGTAACATGTAACTAGTATGATACATTTCTTCATATCTAGCATAAAATTTCTGACATCTAGTGTAGTGCTCTGAGAAACACTGGATGGTGAATAAATGTTAATGCTGACATTTTGGTATACAAATTGAACAGAACACAGACCAGACTGTGTGACTTTCACTTGACACCCTGTCAGGATTAAACAATTCATATTTGCCAAAGAATGAGTCTTTGTATACTTTAACCCTCGTGTTACAAATCAAATGTATGTGAGAGCTGAGCTGTAAGATTGAGTAGACTCAGATGGAGGAGACTTGAGACTAGTGTGCAGTTCAAGGAAGGAGACGAAGAGGGATGATGAGGGTGACGGGGTCTCGCAGCATTTCATACCCACAGAGCCCGTTGTAATGGGTCTGAGCAAGTGGATGTGGGTCTTTGCTGAAACCAGTGGAATGAACAAGAGCAATTTTTACTGCTGTATGTGCTTTCTGACTCTGCGGTATTGACATCAGATTTTATTCTCTGACATAATATGAAGAAACCTTCTCAGCCAAAGGCAGGGGCTGTCTAAAGAATGCTCCACTTGATGATGAGCTTGGATGAGAACATGTGACCCGTGAGTGCTCCCCTTGTCAGGAGGGCTACAGAAGATCAAAAGGAGACCCACCAGAACTGGGGCGGGCAGCTTGTCGTCCACACACACGTCCCCCAGTGGAGCTCCAAAAAGCTGTCCTCGCTTTGCAGATGGTGGAGGTGGGCGCTGGTTGTCCTGGCGAGGGCGGGGGCGCCGCCAAAAGGCCCAGTTGGTGACATAAGTTCTCTTAGCTGTTTCACGAAGTGAATGTAATGAAGAAGAGAGATTATTAGTAGTAATAGTTTAATTCACTTAACCTTATTCCCACTATTTCCATGTTACAGCACCTTTCTTGTCACAGCTAGAAGCGAGAGAAACTGAGTCCCTTGTATAGAATTTCCCTCATGCTGACATTGGCTACTTGGCTTCTTGTGGTGTGCATGTGTCCTCCTTCCTCAGGCCCTGCAGACTGCTAGTGAAGCCGAGAGGCTTGATCAGTCTCCGGGGTGACTGTCCCAGTGACAGCGCTTCCCTTTACAGcgctctctcctgcctctgccctgcgTCGTGGGGGGTCACTTAAGCTGTAGTTACACAAGGTTCACAAGGTTCCTGACAAGTATTGTCAGCAGATTCTAGTGTCAGATGTCACTGTAAACGCTAAACAGTTTGATATTCCCTAACAAGCAGAGTGTGGCAATCACCTACTTTTGTAAGAGGTTTCCTCCCACTCTGAGATTTTCTGTTTGGCTTTCTGAGTAGCCAACGACGGTCAACCTCCTCCCATCGAAAGGATCTGCCTTTCGTGACACAAGCTGCCTGGCCCTAGAATCCTCAAGGCCACTTCAGCCTAAGGCCAGAACAGAATCCAATTCAATTCCGTAACTTTGCACCACTGGAATTCTTCCATTGCAGCTGCGTCTAAGTCATACAGTCATCTGACCACCTCCTGTGAGGGTCTGAGATGCCGGACCAAACACTGGGACAAGTACGATGTGTTCCCAGGCTGGAAAAAGCTCATGTGTTATTAAGACACACAGTAATGAACACACACAATTTTATGTAGGAAGAGCtcctgggacacagagaagggcagTCGGCCTGGAGGAATGAAAACAATCAAAAACTGAACCTTCCTAGACATGAGTTGGGTCTTGGTTTCAGACACTTAGGGTTTCTCTGAGCTTGAGCTTGGGTGGGTACTGGATGCCCCCCTATACTGTCCCTGCACCCCTACATGGAGAAGCAGCTCTGCATGAGTCTGGTTTCAGGAGCAGAGACGTGAGCTGAGAGAAGACAcctgagggagggaaggggctcaCCTCTCCGCTGCTGGCTCCTGGCTGGGTGCCTGGGCTTAAGGACGAACTGGCCTTGGGTGTCTGGGGACCTCTTCTCCAAGAGGATggcctccaggagggcaggagaggcGGAGTCCTCTGGTCCCTGTGGCAGGAGCGCAGTAGCTGGAAGGTGGCTGGTTTTAATGCCAAATGGGTGTTCGTGGCCTGTGTGG from the Vicugna pacos chromosome 34, VicPac4, whole genome shotgun sequence genome contains:
- the LOC140691264 gene encoding rho GTPase-activating protein 20-like, with translation MFTSSNELAGDHSRFDYMRESPSIAVDAHGDNASPYEGTQRVVMMFGPAKLQTGWRKKKRQLFLYRDKLLISNTKYRWNFKIKYEIPLNNVWMGDCTNKAGEAINAPKSFVLGWPTVNFVATFNSSERRDKWRAFLERYIDLAKEKEQPKTIPLKIFTEDINNCASSITIKILNTHTVNDVINLSLSKLGITGSEKDYQLWVTAGKKNASYPLIGHEHPFGIKTSHLPATALLPQGPEDSASPALLEAILLEKRSPDTQGQFVLKPRHPARSQQRRAKRTYVTNWAFWRRPRPRQDNQRPPPPSAKRGQLFGAPLGDVCVDDKLPAPVLEMLSTLSQKGPLTKRIFLKNASKTSCRALKQRLDSGDTVNMEDESILVLASVLKDFVQNIEGGIFTASLLDKWLRILDDEKPEEKITATRRLLDKLPKANADLLRHLFGALHNIEHHSAFNHMTSYNLAQCIAPSLLGPPNATSSHLQEDLTKMVSLVQFLLENRLQLWGEDTPPLWGGRVATPDEVTTGRLESTRMMVAVIYTNPQGQYEAKCPSTTGRRTCLSTIFEVPEEQEWP